In Micropterus dolomieu isolate WLL.071019.BEF.003 ecotype Adirondacks linkage group LG17, ASM2129224v1, whole genome shotgun sequence, one genomic interval encodes:
- the cadm2b gene encoding cell adhesion molecule 2b yields MTTQRKVAGTKSKAKGSQGQFPITQNVTVVEGGTANMTCRVDYNDNTSLQWSNPAQQTLFFGDKKALRDHRIELVRASWQELTIRIGDVSLSDEGQYTCSLFTMPVKTTKAFLTVLGVPGRPEITGFTKPAMEGDVITLTCTTLGSKPAANIRWFRNNKEVQGTTEVNATGKSFTVRSSLQFQVDRRDNGVAYTCSVEHVSLSNPYMTTEVLEVHYAPHLEITHSLIIPQEGQYFKLECVSIGNPIPEPVLWSKDGGELPDIERMIVEGRELTITTLNKTDNGTYRCEASNHLGTSGAEYVLFVYDPNALGQHGPDHALIGGVVAVVVFITLCLIIVLGRYLARHKGTYLTHEAKGAEDAPDADTAIINAEGNHVHAEEKKEYFI; encoded by the exons GTAGCCAAGGTCAGTTCCCCATAACTCAGAATGTGACGGTGGTGGAGGGGGGCACGGCCAACATGACCTGTCGTGTGGATTACAATGATAACACTTCCCTCCAGTGGTCAAATCCTGCACAACAGACCCTATTCTTTGGGGACAAGAAAG CTCTAAGGGACCACAGAATTGAGCTGGTGCGAGCTTCATGGCAGGAGCTCACCATCAGAATCGGTGACGTCAGCTTGTCAGACGAAGGCCAGTACACCTGCTCGCTCTTCACCATGCCTGTCAAGACCACCAAGGCCTTTCTCACTGTTCTGG GAGTGCCAGGACGACCAGAGATCACAGGATTCACCAAGCCTGCCATGGAGGGGGATGTAATCACCCTGACATGCACCACACTGGGCAGCAAACCAGCTGCCAACATCCGGTGGTTCCGAAATAACAAGGAGGTCCAAG GCACTACAGAGGTCAATGCAACAGGAAAGTCGTTCACAGTGAGGAGTAGCCTTCAGTTCCAGGTGGACAGACGGGACAACGGCGTCGCTTACACCTGCAGTGTGGAGCATGTGTCTCTTTCCAACCCCTATATGACAACCGAGGTCCTGGAGGTCCACT ATGCTCCCCATCTGGAGATCACGCATTCACTGATTATTCCACAGGAAGGGCAATACTTCAAACTGGAGTGTGTTTCCATAGGCAACCCAAT ACCTGAACCAGTGCTTTGGTCTAAAGATGGAGGAGAGCTGCCAGACATCGAGCGTATGATTGTGGAAGGCAGGGAACTTACCATCACCACactaaacaaaacagacaatggCACATACCGCTGCGAGGCCAGCAACCACCTGGGGACCAGCGGTGCTGAATATGTACTGTTTGTATATG aTCCTAATGCTTTAGGACAACATGGACCTGACCACGCTTTAATCGGCGGTGTTGTTGCAGTCGTGGTCTTCATCACCTTATGTCTGATAATAGTCCTTGGACGATATCTGGCCAGACATAAAG GGACGTATCTAACACACGAGGCCAAAGGAGCAGAGGATGCCCCCGACGCAGACACAGCCATCATCAATGCTGAGGGAAACCATGTGCatgcagaagaaaagaaagagtaCTTCATTTAG